The following proteins come from a genomic window of Malus domestica chromosome 02, GDT2T_hap1:
- the LOC103418227 gene encoding uncharacterized protein has protein sequence MGNKVSNGNSRSSSSSKKLSKHVSVRTKHIGGLHTKEINLGFAQILEKNQHVYTDPTFVCDFCLQLIHLENSFNIKGCTHFYCQECTFKYVVSSLRINVTSIVCPVPDCQGVLDPDHCRQILPSDVFVSWGNALYESVLAPESDIDSTFICDFCVEPVNLKDSFNIKGCTHFYCQGCIVKLIASKLQDNVTCITCPVPDCSGELDIEYCRPIIPEDVFDRWGKALCESVVMDPRRKYLYCPYNSCSALLINEEPEDTSQSVCPHCNREFCAMCKVPWHTEFDCAMFQKLKEKGEDEMLEVLAKNKNWRRCPKCNYYVERNEGCSYILCRCRHAFCHNCGVEASVTSHTRLCPSCNE, from the exons ATGGGCAACAAAGTTTCCAACGGAAACAGTaggagcagcagcagcagcaagaaATTGAGCAAGCACGTTTCCGTCAGAACCAAACACATAGGAGGATTACATACGAAGGAAATAAATTTGGGTTTCGCTCAGATCTTGGAGAAGAACCAACATGTTTATACTGATCCAACATTTGTATGTGACTTCTGTCTTCAGTTGATTCATCTGGAAAACTCATTCAACATCAAGGGTTGCACCCATTTTTACTGTCAAGAGTGCACTTTTAAATACGTAGTCTCCAGTCTCCGAATAAATGTCACATCCATTGTGTGCCCTGTACCGGACTGCCAGGGTGTCTTAGACCCAGATCACTGCCGTCAAATCCTTCCATCTGACGTCTTTGTTTCGTGGGGCAATGCTTTATATGAGTCTGTACTTGCCCCTGAGAGCGATATTGATTCGACCTTCATATGTGATTTCTGTGTTGAGCCAGTTAACCTGAAAGACTCATTTAACATAAAGGGTTGCACCCATTTTTACTGTCAAGGCTGCATTGTTAAACTCATAGCTTCCAAGCTGCAAGACAATGTCACTTGCATTACGTGCCCTGTACCGGACTGCAGCGGCGAGTTAGACATCGAGTACTGCCGTCCAATTATCCCGGAAGACGTCTTTGATCGGTGGGGAAAGGCCTTATGTGAATCTGTGGTTATGGACCCTCGGAGGAAGTACTTATACTGTCCCTACAACTCGTGCTCGGCGCTGTTGATTAATGAGGAACCAGAGGATACCAGTCAGTCTGTGTGTCCTCATTGCAATAGAGAATTTTGCGCCATGTGTAAGGTTCCTTGGCATACCGAATTTGATTGTGCCATGTTTCAGAAGCTGAAAGAGAAGGGCGAAGACGAGATGTTGGAAGTGCTTGCCAAGAATAAGAACTGGAGGAGGTGTCCAAAGTGCAATTATTACGTTGAAAGAAATGAGGGGTGTAGCTACATTTTATGCAG GTGTCGACATGCTTTCTGTCACAATTGTGGAGTAGAAGCCTCCGTAACTTCTCATACCCGTCTTTGTCCAAGCTGTAATGAATAA